One part of the Streptomyces lienomycini genome encodes these proteins:
- a CDS encoding NUDIX hydrolase has protein sequence MSLHDDAVLVLKGHEGQDELRQVYLDHLARHPDGMWKACADGHVTASAMVIDPSRERVLLTLHKKMRMWLQMGGHCEPVDETLARAALREGTEESGIAGLTLLSGGPVRLDRHHTPCAWHLDVQYAAVAPAGAVEAISDESLDLRWFPYAEVADVADDSVVRLLEATLARL, from the coding sequence GTGAGCCTCCACGACGACGCGGTCCTGGTCCTGAAGGGGCACGAGGGCCAGGACGAGCTTCGCCAGGTCTACCTGGACCATCTCGCGAGGCACCCCGACGGGATGTGGAAGGCCTGCGCGGACGGGCACGTCACCGCGAGCGCCATGGTGATCGACCCGTCGCGCGAGCGGGTCCTGCTCACCCTGCACAAGAAGATGCGCATGTGGCTGCAGATGGGCGGCCACTGCGAGCCGGTCGACGAGACGCTCGCCCGGGCGGCACTGCGGGAGGGCACGGAGGAGTCCGGCATCGCCGGGCTGACCCTGCTGTCCGGCGGCCCCGTCCGGCTGGACCGCCACCACACGCCCTGCGCCTGGCACCTGGACGTCCAGTACGCGGCGGTGGCCCCGGCCGGGGCCGTGGAGGCGATCAGCGACGAGTCCCTCGACCTGCGCTGGTTCCCGTACGCCGAGGTCGCGGACGTGGCCGACGACTCGGTCGTCCGCCTGCTGGAGGCGACCCTCGCCCGGCTCTGA
- a CDS encoding Fur family transcriptional regulator produces the protein MSDLLERLRGRGWRMTAQRRVVAEVLDGEHVHLTADEVHSRAVGKLPEISRATVYNTLGELVSLGEVIEVATDKRAKRYDPNAHRPHHHLVCARCGAIRDVHPTGNPLADLPDSERFGFTVSDVEVTYRGTCPNCAAA, from the coding sequence ATGAGTGACCTTCTGGAACGGCTGCGCGGTCGCGGTTGGCGCATGACCGCTCAGCGGCGCGTGGTGGCCGAGGTCCTCGACGGCGAACACGTCCACCTGACGGCCGACGAGGTGCACTCCCGGGCCGTGGGCAAGCTCCCCGAGATCTCCCGGGCGACGGTCTACAACACCCTGGGCGAGCTGGTCTCGCTCGGCGAGGTGATCGAGGTCGCCACGGACAAGCGCGCCAAGCGCTACGACCCGAACGCACACCGTCCGCACCATCACCTGGTCTGCGCGCGGTGCGGCGCGATCCGCGACGTCCACCCGACGGGCAACCCGCTGGCCGACCTCCCCGACTCGGAGCGCTTCGGCTTCACCGTGTCGGACGTCGAGGTGACGTACCGCGGCACCTGCCCGAACTGCGCGGCGGCGTGA
- a CDS encoding AIM24 family protein — protein sequence MQSPLFAYNDQQTQEAWSLQNKHMLRVALGGHDDVLARKGTMVAYQGLVEFDAEYQSNSQSRSRAYTGEGLDLMRCHGQGTVFFANLAQCVHVVDVDQDGLTVDSSYVLAMDSSLHHEVIAVDSLYGISGSGKYQLNITGRGKVALMTSGSPLFMQVTPDKYVNCDADAIVAWSTGLRVQMQAQTHSSGVWRRRGNTGEGWELSFMGTGFALVQPSELLPPQNAQVGQGLAAQYGMGQHGARGQNQGNVWS from the coding sequence ATGCAGAGCCCACTTTTCGCCTACAACGACCAGCAGACCCAGGAAGCCTGGAGCCTGCAGAACAAGCACATGCTCCGCGTCGCGCTGGGCGGCCACGACGACGTGCTCGCCCGCAAGGGCACGATGGTCGCCTACCAGGGGCTCGTCGAGTTCGACGCCGAGTACCAGAGCAACAGCCAGTCCCGCTCGCGCGCGTACACCGGTGAGGGCCTGGACCTGATGCGCTGCCACGGGCAGGGCACGGTCTTCTTCGCGAACCTCGCCCAGTGCGTCCACGTGGTCGACGTCGACCAGGACGGCCTCACCGTCGACAGCAGCTACGTACTGGCGATGGACTCCTCCCTGCACCACGAGGTCATCGCGGTGGACAGCCTGTACGGCATCTCCGGCTCGGGGAAGTACCAGCTCAACATCACCGGCCGCGGCAAGGTCGCCCTCATGACCTCGGGCTCCCCGCTGTTCATGCAGGTCACACCCGACAAGTACGTCAACTGCGACGCCGACGCGATCGTCGCCTGGTCCACCGGCCTGCGCGTGCAGATGCAGGCCCAGACGCACTCCTCGGGGGTGTGGCGGCGCCGCGGGAACACCGGCGAGGGCTGGGAGCTGAGCTTCATGGGCACCGGCTTCGCGCTCGTCCAGCCCAGCGAACTGCTGCCGCCGCAGAACGCCCAGGTCGGGCAGGGCCTCGCCGCCCAGTACGGCATGGGACAGCACGGGGCACGCGGTCAGAACCAGGGCAACGTCTGGAGCTGA
- a CDS encoding molybdenum cofactor biosynthesis protein MoaE — MATTNDHPGELAAADPVKLIGIRETPLSVDEVFRAVGDDASGGTALFVGTVRNHDGGTDVDRLGYSCHPSAEAEMRRIAEKVVAEYPVRALAALHRVGDLEVGDLAVVVAVSCPHRGEAFDACRRLIDDLKHEVPIWKHQTFSDGTEEWVGAC; from the coding sequence ATGGCAACCACGAACGACCACCCCGGAGAGCTGGCCGCCGCGGACCCCGTGAAGCTGATCGGCATCCGGGAGACGCCCCTGTCCGTGGACGAGGTCTTCCGCGCGGTCGGGGACGACGCGTCCGGTGGTACCGCGCTGTTCGTGGGGACCGTGCGCAACCACGACGGGGGCACCGACGTCGACCGGCTCGGATACTCGTGCCACCCGAGCGCCGAGGCCGAGATGCGGCGCATCGCCGAGAAGGTCGTCGCGGAGTACCCCGTACGGGCGCTCGCCGCGCTGCACCGTGTGGGGGACCTGGAGGTCGGCGATCTGGCCGTGGTCGTCGCCGTGTCCTGTCCGCACCGGGGCGAGGCGTTCGACGCCTGCCGGAGGCTCATCGACGACCTGAAGCACGAGGTGCCCATCTGGAAGCACCAGACGTTCTCCGACGGCACCGAGGAATGGGTGGGGGCCTGCTGA
- a CDS encoding SDR family oxidoreductase, which translates to MSSPDPQVRAARNQSTSSARSGARGPVVAVTGAASGVGALLTERLAASDEVRQVVAIDERRGGCETAQWQILDVRDPAIAEKLRGADVVVHLALDLDLETDAAARTAYNVRGTQTVLTAAAAAGVHRVVLCTSAMVYGALPDNELPLSEDAELRATAEATGVGDLLEIERLARRAPRAHPGLNVTVVRPAVLVGGMDTALTRYFESPRLLVVAGSRPAWQFCHVDDLCSALEYAVLEKADGELAVGCDGWLEQEEVEELSGIRRMELPSAVALGAAARLHRIGLTPSPAGDLAYTMYPWVVSGSRLHDAGWRPKHTNEEVLSELLEEVSGRHTVAGRRLGRKDATAAGAAGATVALLGAAAVVRRARKARRRI; encoded by the coding sequence GTGAGTTCCCCAGATCCGCAGGTTCGCGCAGCGCGAAACCAGTCAACCAGTTCCGCCCGCTCCGGCGCGCGCGGACCCGTCGTGGCGGTCACCGGTGCCGCGTCCGGCGTGGGAGCGCTGCTCACCGAGCGGCTCGCCGCGTCCGACGAGGTCAGACAGGTCGTGGCCATCGACGAACGGCGCGGTGGGTGCGAGACGGCGCAGTGGCAGATCCTGGACGTACGGGACCCGGCCATCGCCGAGAAACTCCGAGGTGCGGACGTTGTGGTGCACCTCGCGCTCGACCTCGACCTGGAGACCGACGCCGCCGCCCGGACGGCTTACAACGTCCGGGGGACCCAGACGGTTCTGACCGCCGCCGCGGCGGCCGGCGTGCACCGCGTCGTGCTGTGCACCTCGGCGATGGTCTACGGCGCCCTCCCGGACAACGAGCTGCCGCTGTCCGAGGACGCCGAGCTGCGCGCCACGGCCGAGGCCACGGGCGTCGGCGACCTGCTGGAGATCGAACGGCTCGCCCGGCGCGCGCCGCGGGCGCATCCCGGCCTGAACGTGACCGTGGTGCGGCCCGCCGTGCTGGTCGGCGGCATGGACACCGCGCTGACCAGGTACTTCGAGTCACCCCGGCTGCTCGTCGTGGCCGGATCACGGCCGGCCTGGCAGTTCTGCCACGTCGACGACCTGTGCAGTGCCCTGGAGTACGCCGTCCTGGAGAAGGCCGACGGCGAACTGGCCGTCGGGTGCGACGGCTGGCTGGAGCAGGAGGAGGTCGAGGAGCTGAGCGGCATCCGGCGCATGGAGCTGCCCTCCGCGGTCGCGCTCGGCGCCGCGGCCCGGCTGCACCGGATCGGACTGACGCCGTCCCCGGCGGGGGACCTGGCGTACACGATGTACCCCTGGGTCGTCAGCGGCAGCCGGCTGCACGACGCGGGGTGGCGCCCGAAGCACACGAACGAGGAGGTGCTCTCGGAGCTGCTCGAGGAGGTCTCGGGACGGCACACGGTCGCCGGTCGGCGCCTGGGCCGCAAGGACGCGACGGCGGCGGGAGCCGCGGGCGCGACGGTGGCGCTGCTGGGCGCGGCCGCCGTGGTGCGTCGCGCGCGGAAGGCCCGGCGCCGCATCTGA
- a CDS encoding zinc-dependent metalloprotease produces MSDTPFGFGLPPEEPDDGDEGKKKDQQSGGGQGPANPFGFGMSGAGGLGGPGADNPFAAMFGSMNPNDLGAAFQQLGQMLSYEGGPVNWDMAKQIARQTVSQGTPDGRKDASVGPAERTAVQEAVRLADLWLDDATALPSGAGTAVAWSRAEWVEATLPAWRELVDPVAERVGNAMGDVLPEEMQAMAGPLIGMMRSMGGAMFGTQIGQAVGVLAGEVVGSTDVGLPLGPAGKAALLPANIESFGRDLGVSQEEVRLYLALREAAHQRLFAHVPWLRSHLFGAVEGYARGIKVDTAKLEDVVGQFDPQNPEQLQEALQQGMFQPEDTPEQKAALARLETALALVEGWVDAVVHTAAKPRLSSADALRETLRRRRASGGPAEQTFATLIGLELRPRRLRDASRLWASLTDAHGADGRDALWAHPDMLPTATDLDDPDGFVHREQLDFSELDKMLGEAAGKPDLTKPDAKKPDAKKDEGDQGGNRDETGGDDRE; encoded by the coding sequence GTGAGTGACACCCCATTCGGATTCGGCCTTCCGCCGGAGGAGCCGGACGACGGCGACGAGGGCAAGAAGAAGGACCAGCAGAGCGGCGGTGGTCAGGGACCGGCCAACCCGTTCGGTTTCGGCATGTCCGGAGCCGGGGGCCTTGGCGGCCCCGGCGCGGACAACCCGTTCGCTGCGATGTTCGGTTCCATGAACCCCAACGACCTGGGCGCCGCGTTCCAGCAGCTGGGCCAGATGCTCTCCTACGAGGGCGGCCCGGTGAACTGGGACATGGCCAAGCAGATCGCCCGCCAGACGGTCTCCCAGGGCACGCCGGACGGCCGCAAGGACGCCAGCGTCGGTCCCGCCGAGCGCACCGCCGTCCAGGAGGCCGTGCGCCTGGCCGACCTGTGGCTGGACGACGCGACCGCCCTGCCGTCGGGCGCGGGCACCGCCGTGGCCTGGAGCCGCGCGGAGTGGGTCGAGGCGACCCTGCCCGCGTGGCGCGAGCTGGTCGACCCGGTCGCCGAGCGCGTCGGCAACGCCATGGGTGACGTGCTGCCCGAGGAGATGCAGGCCATGGCGGGCCCGCTGATCGGCATGATGCGGTCCATGGGCGGCGCCATGTTCGGCACCCAGATCGGGCAGGCCGTCGGCGTGCTCGCCGGCGAGGTCGTCGGCTCGACCGACGTGGGCCTGCCGCTCGGCCCGGCCGGCAAGGCGGCGCTGCTCCCGGCGAACATCGAGTCGTTCGGCAGGGACCTGGGCGTGTCGCAGGAGGAGGTGCGGCTGTACCTCGCCCTGCGCGAGGCCGCCCACCAGCGTCTCTTCGCGCACGTGCCGTGGCTGCGCTCGCACCTGTTCGGTGCCGTCGAGGGCTACGCGCGCGGGATCAAGGTGGACACGGCCAAGCTGGAGGACGTGGTCGGCCAGTTCGACCCGCAGAACCCCGAACAGCTGCAGGAGGCTCTCCAGCAGGGCATGTTCCAGCCGGAGGACACCCCGGAGCAGAAGGCGGCGCTGGCCCGTCTGGAGACGGCTCTGGCGCTCGTCGAGGGCTGGGTGGACGCGGTGGTGCACACCGCCGCCAAGCCCCGCCTGTCCTCCGCAGACGCGCTGCGTGAGACGCTGCGCCGCCGTCGCGCCTCGGGCGGCCCGGCGGAGCAGACGTTCGCCACGCTGATCGGCCTGGAGCTGCGCCCGCGCCGGCTGCGCGACGCCTCCCGCCTGTGGGCGTCCCTGACGGACGCGCACGGTGCCGACGGCCGGGACGCCCTGTGGGCCCACCCGGACATGCTGCCGACCGCGACCGACCTGGACGACCCGGACGGCTTCGTGCACCGCGAGCAGCTCGACTTCTCCGAGCTGGACAAGATGCTCGGCGAGGCGGCGGGCAAGCCGGACCTGACGAAGCCCGATGCCAAGAAGCCCGATGCCAAGAAGGACGAGGGCGACCAGGGCGGGAACCGGGACGAGACCGGGGGCGACGACCGCGAGTGA
- a CDS encoding YlbL family protein: protein MPRRTATMLASTLMLIALLCAGVFIPVPYSEMSPGPTVNTLGDHDGEPVLQIAGHKTYDASGHLNMTTVRVTSADYRMNLVEAVYGWLAHDNSVVPHQTLYPDGKTEEEATQENAEEFSQSQESAKVAALKALDIPVKSWVVVSAVIKDSPSQGRLHAGDVIKAVDGTTVKKPADVAELVTKHKPGEDAVFTIVPAKEQAAAEKEGRTPTKTQQVTITTEASDDAGEKRAIVGISAGTDHTFPFSIDIKLADVGGPSAGLMFALGIYDKLTPGDLTGGKFVAGTGTIDDNGKVGPIGGIGMKTIGAHDKGAQYFLTPADNCATAAEDTPDGLTLVKVDTIDDALGALKDISSGKTADLPKCTKG, encoded by the coding sequence ATGCCACGCCGCACCGCGACGATGCTCGCCTCCACCCTGATGCTGATCGCGCTCCTGTGCGCGGGTGTTTTCATCCCCGTTCCGTACTCGGAGATGTCACCCGGGCCGACGGTGAACACCCTCGGGGACCACGACGGCGAGCCGGTGCTGCAGATCGCCGGTCACAAGACGTACGACGCGAGTGGTCATCTGAACATGACGACCGTCCGGGTCACCAGCGCCGACTACAGGATGAACCTCGTGGAGGCCGTCTACGGCTGGCTGGCGCACGACAACAGCGTGGTGCCGCACCAGACCCTCTACCCGGACGGCAAGACCGAGGAAGAGGCCACCCAGGAGAACGCCGAGGAGTTCAGCCAGTCCCAGGAGAGCGCGAAGGTCGCGGCGCTGAAGGCGCTCGACATCCCCGTCAAGTCCTGGGTGGTCGTCTCCGCCGTCATCAAGGACTCCCCGTCGCAGGGCAGGCTGCACGCGGGCGACGTGATCAAGGCCGTGGACGGTACGACCGTCAAGAAGCCCGCGGACGTCGCCGAGCTGGTGACCAAGCACAAGCCCGGCGAGGACGCCGTCTTCACGATCGTGCCCGCCAAGGAGCAGGCCGCCGCCGAGAAGGAGGGCCGGACTCCGACGAAGACGCAGCAGGTCACGATCACCACCGAAGCCTCCGACGACGCCGGCGAGAAGCGCGCCATCGTCGGGATCTCCGCCGGGACCGATCACACCTTCCCGTTCTCCATCGACATCAAGCTGGCCGACGTCGGCGGCCCGAGCGCCGGTCTGATGTTCGCCCTCGGCATCTACGACAAGCTCACCCCCGGCGACCTCACCGGTGGCAAGTTCGTCGCCGGCACCGGGACCATCGACGACAACGGCAAGGTCGGTCCGATCGGCGGCATCGGCATGAAGACGATCGGCGCGCACGACAAGGGCGCCCAGTACTTCCTGACGCCCGCCGACAACTGCGCGACCGCGGCCGAGGACACCCCCGACGGGCTCACCCTCGTGAAGGTGGACACCATCGACGACGCCCTCGGCGCGCTGAAGGACATCAGCTCCGGGAAGACCGCAGACCTGCCGAAGTGCACCAAGGGCTAG
- a CDS encoding AIM24 family protein produces MNQPLAGYAPAPVAARMENHGNHMLKVAMQTGNDLFARVGSMAAYEGFVQYEPNPPAVRQIAKDWMTGEGAPLMKCSGDGLLYLADYGANVVVINLNGDGISVNATNLLAFDSHLTWGVERVKGLAKFAGQGLWNTRISGQGWVALTSRGKPIVVDCGGGEDETYVDPDALVAWSPNLKVKGKRSFKAQSLIGRGSGEAFQMAFSGQGIVVVQPSEDSTDRLRVRG; encoded by the coding sequence ATGAACCAGCCGCTCGCGGGCTACGCCCCCGCACCCGTCGCCGCCCGCATGGAGAACCACGGCAACCACATGCTGAAGGTCGCCATGCAGACCGGGAACGACCTCTTCGCGCGCGTGGGCTCCATGGCCGCCTACGAGGGCTTCGTCCAGTACGAGCCCAACCCGCCGGCCGTCCGCCAGATCGCCAAGGACTGGATGACCGGCGAGGGCGCCCCCCTGATGAAGTGCTCCGGCGACGGACTGCTCTACCTCGCCGACTACGGCGCGAACGTCGTCGTCATCAACCTCAACGGGGACGGGATCTCCGTCAACGCCACCAACCTGCTCGCCTTCGACTCCCACCTGACGTGGGGCGTCGAGCGGGTGAAGGGCCTGGCGAAGTTCGCCGGGCAGGGCCTGTGGAACACCAGGATCTCCGGGCAGGGCTGGGTCGCGCTCACCTCCCGGGGCAAGCCGATCGTGGTCGACTGCGGCGGTGGCGAGGACGAGACCTACGTCGACCCGGACGCACTCGTCGCCTGGTCACCGAACCTGAAGGTGAAGGGCAAGCGCAGCTTCAAGGCGCAGTCGCTGATCGGCCGCGGCAGCGGCGAGGCCTTCCAGATGGCCTTCTCCGGTCAGGGCATCGTCGTCGTCCAGCCCAGCGAGGACAGCACTGACCGCCTCCGGGTCCGAGGCTGA
- a CDS encoding UPF0182 family membrane protein — protein MPDRGGGPPTGPRIRVGRPSRRVRTLLLTLGVLAVLLMAFTMFAGFWTDWLWYRSVHYSSVFTTTLWTKIGLFFVFGLLMAVAVGFNIWLAHRLRPPLSAMSMEQQNLDRYRMGIAPYKKWLLLGITALVGLIAGASASGQWRTWLMWVNGVPFGQKDPQFKLDVSFYAFDLPWYRFLLGFGFAAVVISVIAAALTHYLYGGLRVTSPGARATAAATGHLSVLIGVFVALKAVAYWLDRYGLAVKSSDFKATDNWTGLRYVDANAYLPAKTILFCIAVICALLFFATLWRRTWQLPVIGFGLMVLSAILIGGLYPALVQKFQVQPNEQAKEAPYVEKNLAATRDAYDIEGTQVTEYAGKSETKDKTKLRDDANDAASIRIMDPNIISPTFQQLQQMRNYYAFPTNLDVDRYAKDGKDQDTVIGLRELNLAGIPKKNWINNHFRYTHGYGVVAAKGTQVDSEGRPVFTESNLPSEGDLGKYEQRVYYGEKTTTYSIVGGPQKEIDYSDDTGEKTFSYKGDGGVDLSNPINRAAYAAAFSEPQILYSGAIGEGSRILYNRTPKERVEAVAPWLTIDGDAYPAVVDGRIQWIVDAYTTTNGYPYASRTTLGDTTADSLTANNNSRAVVAQQNQVNYIRNSVKATVDAYSGDVKLYEWDTQDPILKTWMKAFPDTVKDKGEISKELMAHLRYPQDLFKVQRELLTRYHVKDANTFLSGSEVWQVPDDPTNKSGDAVPPYYLSMKMPDQKAQAFSLTTTFTPNGRDNLSAFMAVDAEAGTSDYGKIRILKLPTSTTVDGPKQVQSQFNSEQDIAESIRLLRGGDSEVEYGNLLTVPLDDGLLYVEPVYVRGGDLKYPLLRKVLVSYGGNTAFENTLDAALNKVFGAQAAENEQPPDEGDDTTEPPPPTSTNPTVREALGDAQKAFDAGQKALEKKDLAAYAEAQKDLEEALQRAEDAQAKADQSAGGKNGDDKSGGDKAGDGKTGPAATPTGDAGGGPDTG, from the coding sequence ATGCCGGACCGCGGCGGAGGCCCCCCGACGGGGCCGCGGATCAGAGTGGGCCGCCCGTCCCGGCGTGTCCGAACCCTGCTGCTGACACTTGGTGTCCTAGCCGTGCTCCTCATGGCGTTCACCATGTTCGCGGGATTCTGGACGGACTGGCTCTGGTACCGGTCGGTCCACTACTCGTCGGTGTTCACGACGACCTTGTGGACCAAGATCGGACTCTTCTTCGTCTTCGGCCTGCTGATGGCGGTCGCCGTGGGGTTCAACATCTGGTTGGCCCACCGCCTGCGCCCGCCGCTGAGCGCCATGTCGATGGAGCAGCAGAACCTCGACCGGTACCGGATGGGCATCGCCCCGTACAAGAAGTGGCTGCTGCTCGGCATCACCGCCCTGGTCGGCCTGATCGCCGGCGCCTCGGCGTCCGGCCAGTGGCGGACCTGGCTGATGTGGGTCAACGGCGTGCCCTTCGGGCAGAAGGACCCCCAGTTCAAGCTGGACGTCTCCTTCTACGCCTTCGACCTGCCCTGGTACCGGTTCCTGCTCGGCTTCGGCTTCGCAGCAGTGGTCATCTCGGTGATCGCCGCCGCGCTCACCCACTACCTGTACGGCGGGCTCCGCGTCACCAGCCCGGGCGCGCGCGCCACGGCCGCCGCCACCGGGCACCTGTCGGTGCTCATCGGCGTCTTCGTCGCCCTCAAGGCCGTCGCCTACTGGCTCGACCGGTACGGGCTGGCGGTGAAGTCCAGCGACTTCAAGGCGACCGACAACTGGACGGGCCTCAGGTACGTCGACGCCAACGCCTACCTGCCGGCCAAGACGATCCTGTTCTGCATCGCCGTCATCTGCGCGCTGCTGTTCTTCGCCACCCTGTGGCGGCGCACCTGGCAGCTGCCCGTGATCGGCTTCGGCCTGATGGTGCTGTCCGCGATCCTCATCGGCGGCCTGTACCCGGCGCTGGTCCAGAAGTTCCAGGTCCAGCCGAACGAGCAGGCCAAGGAAGCGCCGTACGTCGAGAAGAACCTCGCGGCCACGCGCGACGCGTACGACATCGAGGGCACCCAGGTCACCGAGTACGCGGGCAAGAGCGAGACCAAGGACAAGACCAAGCTCCGCGACGACGCGAACGATGCCGCGTCCATCCGGATCATGGACCCGAACATCATCTCGCCCACCTTCCAGCAGCTCCAGCAGATGCGTAACTACTACGCGTTCCCGACCAACCTGGACGTCGACCGCTATGCCAAGGACGGCAAGGACCAGGACACGGTCATCGGTCTGCGCGAGCTGAACCTCGCTGGCATCCCGAAGAAGAACTGGATCAACAACCACTTCCGCTACACCCACGGCTACGGCGTGGTCGCGGCCAAGGGCACCCAGGTCGACTCCGAGGGGCGCCCGGTCTTCACCGAGTCCAACCTGCCGTCCGAGGGCGACCTCGGGAAGTACGAGCAGCGGGTCTACTACGGCGAGAAGACCACCACCTACTCGATCGTCGGCGGTCCCCAGAAGGAGATCGACTACTCCGACGACACCGGGGAGAAGACCTTCAGTTACAAGGGCGACGGCGGCGTCGACCTGTCCAACCCGATCAACCGGGCGGCGTACGCGGCAGCGTTCAGCGAGCCGCAGATCCTCTACTCCGGTGCGATCGGCGAGGGTTCCCGCATCCTGTACAACCGCACCCCCAAGGAGCGCGTCGAGGCGGTCGCCCCGTGGCTGACCATCGACGGCGACGCGTACCCGGCGGTGGTGGACGGCCGTATCCAGTGGATCGTCGACGCCTACACGACGACGAACGGCTACCCGTACGCGTCCCGTACGACGCTCGGCGACACGACGGCCGACTCGCTGACCGCCAACAACAACTCGCGCGCGGTGGTGGCCCAGCAGAACCAGGTCAACTACATCCGCAACTCCGTGAAGGCGACCGTCGACGCGTACAGCGGTGACGTGAAGCTCTACGAGTGGGACACCCAGGATCCGATCCTGAAGACCTGGATGAAGGCCTTCCCGGACACGGTGAAGGACAAGGGCGAGATCTCCAAGGAGCTGATGGCGCATCTGCGCTATCCGCAGGATCTGTTCAAGGTCCAGCGCGAGCTGCTCACGCGCTACCACGTGAAGGACGCCAACACCTTTCTCAGCGGCAGCGAGGTGTGGCAGGTGCCGGACGACCCGACCAACAAGTCGGGCGACGCGGTGCCGCCGTACTACCTGAGCATGAAGATGCCCGACCAGAAGGCACAGGCGTTCTCGCTGACGACGACGTTCACACCCAACGGGCGTGACAACCTCAGCGCGTTCATGGCCGTCGACGCCGAGGCGGGCACCAGCGACTACGGCAAGATCAGAATCCTGAAACTGCCGACCAGTACGACCGTCGACGGACCCAAACAGGTACAGAGCCAGTTCAACTCCGAACAGGACATCGCCGAGTCCATCAGGCTGCTGAGAGGCGGCGACTCGGAGGTGGAGTACGGCAACCTGCTGACGGTGCCGCTCGACGACGGACTGTTGTACGTCGAACCGGTCTACGTCCGCGGTGGCGACCTCAAGTACCCCTTGCTGCGCAAGGTGTTGGTGAGTTACGGGGGCAACACCGCCTTCGAGAACACGCTCGACGCGGCCCTCAACAAGGTCTTCGGAGCCCAGGCCGCGGAGAACGAACAGCCACCGGACGAGGGCGACGACACGACCGAGCCGCCGCCGCCGACGTCCACCAACCCCACGGTCCGGGAAGCGCTGGGCGATGCGCAGAAGGCCTTCGACGCCGGGCAGAAGGCCCTGGAGAAGAAGGACCTGGCCGCGTACGCCGAGGCGCAGAAGGACCTTGAGGAGGCGCTCCAGCGGGCCGAGGACGCACAGGCCAAGGCCGACCAGAGCGCCGGCGGCAAGAACGGCGACGACAAGAGCGGCGGGGACAAGGCCGGAGACGGCAAGACCGGTCCTGCCGCGACCCCGACCGGTGATGCCGGTGGAGGACCGGACACCGGCTGA
- a CDS encoding PPA1309 family protein, producing the protein MSNTPMAASPLTRAVLEIDEYVSGLGWDQPARLFALVDTARLRADQPSLADRLGLQEEQESSGLTPIEQDEIPTDQALDEFLGTIAWPDAVVGCALVVERLMLPPSAEAQVPSGLSETKLARWVAEHPDRQEVRMTVAVLRDGTRDSALRLREKDAATEVLTGSDLVPGLAEALTATFAE; encoded by the coding sequence ATGTCCAACACCCCCATGGCAGCGAGCCCCCTCACCCGGGCCGTACTCGAGATCGACGAGTACGTCTCCGGCCTCGGCTGGGACCAGCCCGCACGCCTCTTCGCACTTGTCGACACCGCCCGGCTGAGGGCCGATCAACCCTCGCTGGCGGACCGGCTCGGTCTGCAGGAGGAGCAGGAGAGCTCCGGCCTGACCCCGATCGAGCAGGACGAAATTCCAACGGACCAGGCGCTCGACGAGTTCCTGGGCACCATCGCCTGGCCCGACGCGGTGGTCGGCTGCGCGCTCGTCGTGGAGCGCCTGATGCTGCCGCCCTCCGCTGAGGCCCAGGTCCCCTCGGGCCTGAGCGAGACGAAGCTGGCGCGGTGGGTGGCGGAGCACCCGGACCGCCAGGAGGTCCGCATGACGGTCGCGGTCCTGCGCGACGGCACCCGCGACTCGGCCCTGCGGCTGCGCGAGAAGGACGCGGCAACGGAGGTCCTCACGGGCTCCGACCTGGTGCCCGGCCTGGCCGAGGCGCTGACGGCGACCTTCGCGGAGTAG